A single window of Brevundimonas vitisensis DNA harbors:
- a CDS encoding methyltransferase codes for MVESRWDPSQYSRFQDERDRAALDLLLRLPDDLQPREIWDLGCGTGQHAALLKRRHPGANVHGLDASDAMIAAARDLAQEIDWQLGRIDDWQPAVPADLILANAVLHWLPDHRSLLPRLVGALAPGGVLAAQMPLRAAPLHHQVVARVAGQGPWAQALRNVPPAADPLSSQDYFDILATECEAIDIWSTTYLHALEGADPVLNWLMGAGLTPHLTALDATPDLRRQFLSALSDALSDAFPVRPSGKTLLPFPRLFLVARRR; via the coding sequence GTGGTCGAATCCCGTTGGGACCCCAGCCAGTATTCTAGGTTTCAGGATGAGCGCGACCGCGCGGCCCTGGACCTCCTGTTGCGTCTCCCGGACGACCTTCAACCCCGCGAAATCTGGGATCTGGGCTGCGGTACGGGCCAGCACGCGGCTCTGTTGAAGCGTCGGCACCCCGGGGCCAATGTGCACGGGCTGGATGCCAGCGATGCGATGATCGCGGCGGCGCGCGATCTTGCGCAGGAGATCGACTGGCAGCTGGGTCGGATCGATGATTGGCAGCCTGCCGTCCCCGCCGACCTGATCCTGGCCAATGCGGTTCTGCACTGGCTGCCCGACCATCGCTCGTTGCTGCCACGCCTTGTCGGCGCTCTTGCGCCCGGCGGGGTGCTGGCCGCCCAGATGCCACTGCGTGCCGCGCCCTTGCATCATCAGGTCGTCGCCCGCGTGGCGGGGCAGGGGCCATGGGCGCAGGCGCTCAGGAACGTGCCACCGGCCGCGGACCCCCTGTCATCACAGGACTATTTCGACATTCTGGCAACGGAATGCGAGGCGATCGACATCTGGTCGACGACCTATCTCCATGCGCTTGAGGGGGCTGATCCGGTCTTGAACTGGTTGATGGGGGCCGGACTGACGCCTCATCTGACCGCACTGGACGCGACGCCGGATCTCAGGCGGCAGTTCCTGTCGGCCCTTTCGGACGCCCTTTCGGACGCGTTTCCGGTGCGCCCTTCGGGGAAGACGCTGCTGCCGTTTCCGCGGCTGTTCCTGGTTGCGCGGCGGCGTTGA
- a CDS encoding M48 family metallopeptidase, with product MKRTKTKVLAAVAVGALTVSSLGACAYNETLGRNQLLIVDDASLIQQADVAWAEALRTQPISRDAALNQRVRRIGDRIVQAAGLTNRSWDYAVFVSDSPNAFVLPSGKIGVTTGLLALVRNDDQLAAVLGHEVGHVVGRHAAERYSSTALTSVGLQIAQGASGDYGQAVGSIGGLAAQYGVLLPYSRRDELEADRLGVDYLAAAGFRPTEAVALWRLMAAQRQAAAPEFASTHPSDATRIAELERYIASRGW from the coding sequence ATGAAGCGTACGAAGACAAAAGTATTGGCGGCGGTCGCTGTCGGAGCCCTGACAGTGTCCAGTCTTGGGGCGTGCGCCTATAACGAGACCCTCGGGCGCAATCAGTTGCTCATCGTTGATGACGCCAGCCTCATTCAGCAGGCAGATGTCGCGTGGGCCGAAGCCTTGCGCACCCAGCCGATTTCGCGTGACGCCGCTCTGAACCAGCGCGTTCGGCGCATTGGCGATCGGATCGTCCAGGCAGCCGGTCTGACCAATCGCAGCTGGGACTATGCCGTGTTCGTCAGTGACAGCCCGAACGCCTTCGTCCTGCCTTCGGGCAAGATCGGGGTGACCACCGGCCTTCTGGCCTTGGTCCGGAACGACGACCAGCTCGCCGCCGTCCTGGGGCACGAGGTCGGCCATGTCGTGGGACGGCACGCCGCCGAGCGCTATTCCAGCACGGCTCTGACCAGCGTCGGGCTGCAGATCGCCCAGGGAGCATCAGGCGACTACGGTCAGGCCGTGGGCTCGATCGGGGGATTGGCGGCCCAATACGGCGTGCTTCTGCCCTATTCGCGGCGCGACGAGCTGGAAGCGGACCGTCTGGGGGTCGACTATCTGGCCGCCGCAGGATTTCGCCCGACCGAGGCAGTGGCCCTCTGGCGCCTGATGGCGGCTCAGCGGCAGGCTGCCGCGCCGGAATTCGCCTCGACGCACCCGTCCGACGCCACCCGTATCGCGGAGCTGGAGCGCTATATTGCCAGCCGAGGCTGGTAG
- a CDS encoding energy transducer TonB, translated as MTDTPVEYHRSRYDAPRKKGFMGVSVGIWLLALSVSTILFAVMLYYVNQAKFELKLKEYSDDVVDVELIEPAPPPPPPPPPPPPPPDTPPPPKLQVREPVLTPNAPPPPATVNLTPTKKEDRIEYTGPPVNIPGPPPPPAPPAPARPPVISNPSWSRRPDVSNAYPERALERGISGSATIQCAVQPNGRVTDCSVTSEEPAGAGFGRAAVSAVRGAVMSPRSVDGVATGGRVNITLRFQAPE; from the coding sequence ATGACAGACACACCCGTTGAGTATCATCGCAGTCGCTATGACGCCCCTCGCAAGAAGGGCTTCATGGGGGTCTCGGTCGGCATCTGGCTTCTGGCCCTGTCGGTCTCGACCATTCTGTTCGCGGTCATGCTGTATTACGTCAACCAGGCCAAGTTCGAGCTGAAGTTGAAGGAATACAGCGACGACGTGGTGGATGTGGAGCTGATCGAGCCGGCCCCGCCGCCGCCTCCGCCGCCTCCGCCCCCGCCGCCGCCGCCGGACACCCCGCCGCCGCCGAAGCTTCAGGTCCGCGAGCCGGTCCTGACGCCGAACGCGCCGCCGCCTCCGGCGACCGTCAACCTGACGCCGACCAAGAAAGAGGATCGGATCGAGTACACGGGACCTCCGGTCAACATCCCCGGACCCCCGCCTCCGCCTGCGCCTCCGGCACCTGCCCGTCCGCCGGTTATCAGCAACCCGAGCTGGAGCCGTCGTCCGGACGTCAGCAACGCCTACCCCGAACGGGCTCTGGAGCGTGGCATCAGCGGATCCGCCACGATCCAGTGCGCGGTCCAGCCGAACGGTCGCGTTACGGATTGTAGCGTGACCAGCGAGGAACCTGCCGGCGCCGGCTTCGGCCGGGCTGCGGTTTCCGCGGTTCGCGGCGCGGTCATGTCGCCGCGCTCGGTCGATGGTGTCGCCACCGGCGGTCGGGTGAACATCACCCTCCGCTTCCAGGCTCCCGAATAA
- a CDS encoding biopolymer transporter ExbD, with product MAAKLSGGGGGKYHVEQNADINVTPFVDIMLVLLIIFMVAAPLATVSVEVTLPRAVAPPQENPPKPVFISIQSDGDVFIGDGRTSVEGLGDDLRRLIGGRNPDDERIFIRADQQTRYGDFMQVMNALQDNGFYSVALVGEDTAQ from the coding sequence ATGGCCGCCAAACTTTCCGGAGGCGGCGGCGGCAAGTATCACGTCGAGCAGAACGCGGATATCAACGTTACGCCTTTCGTTGATATCATGCTGGTTCTCCTCATCATCTTCATGGTGGCCGCGCCTTTGGCCACCGTGTCGGTGGAGGTGACACTGCCCCGCGCGGTCGCTCCCCCGCAAGAGAACCCGCCCAAGCCGGTGTTCATCTCCATCCAGTCGGACGGCGATGTCTTCATCGGCGACGGACGGACCAGCGTCGAGGGCCTCGGAGATGATCTCCGTCGCCTGATCGGTGGTCGCAATCCCGACGATGAGCGTATCTTCATCCGTGCGGACCAGCAGACTCGGTACGGCGATTTCATGCAGGTGATGAATGCCTTGCAGGATAATGGCTTCTACAGCGTCGCCCTGGTCGGCGAAGATACTGCACAGTAA
- the exbB gene encoding tonB-system energizer ExbB, which yields MLKKTNIILALAGAAVLMTGTPVLAQDATTPPAATAPAAAAPAAAPAPAATTETDPGNVGDAVGGEGHGDITPVSMFMEAGLVVKVVMIGLVLASIFSWTILLIKMFEFGGLNRKTDQFLESFRGARTIADMRRVATSDEFDGNPLADMAAAATEEIELSRQAGLSVTGDHRDSALFRAQSAVAAVQAGLAARLSGGQQFLASTGSTGPFVGLFGTVYGIMNSFIGIAQSNTTNLAVVAPGIAEALLATGIGLFAAIPAVIFYNYFNTRISAYGTRSDGFAAELLNAISRQLDKGA from the coding sequence ATGCTCAAGAAGACGAACATCATTCTCGCTCTGGCCGGCGCTGCCGTCCTGATGACGGGCACTCCGGTGCTGGCGCAAGACGCCACGACACCGCCGGCCGCCACCGCTCCGGCTGCGGCTGCCCCGGCCGCTGCCCCGGCCCCGGCCGCCACCACTGAAACCGATCCCGGCAACGTCGGCGACGCCGTCGGCGGCGAAGGCCACGGCGACATCACCCCGGTCTCCATGTTCATGGAAGCCGGCCTGGTCGTTAAGGTCGTCATGATCGGCCTGGTCCTGGCCTCCATCTTCTCCTGGACCATCCTCCTCATCAAAATGTTCGAGTTCGGCGGCCTGAACCGCAAGACCGACCAGTTCCTGGAATCCTTCCGTGGAGCCCGCACCATCGCCGACATGCGTCGTGTGGCCACCTCGGATGAGTTCGACGGCAACCCGCTGGCCGACATGGCCGCTGCGGCCACCGAAGAAATCGAACTGTCGCGTCAGGCTGGCCTCAGCGTCACCGGCGATCACCGCGACTCGGCTCTGTTCCGTGCCCAATCGGCGGTTGCCGCCGTTCAGGCCGGTCTGGCTGCCCGTCTGTCGGGTGGACAGCAGTTCCTGGCCTCGACCGGTTCGACCGGCCCGTTCGTGGGTCTGTTCGGTACCGTTTACGGGATCATGAACTCCTTCATCGGTATCGCCCAGTCGAACACCACCAACCTGGCCGTCGTCGCCCCCGGTATCGCCGAGGCGCTGCTGGCCACCGGTATCGGTCTGTTCGCCGCTATCCCGGCGGTTATCTTCTACAACTACTTCAACACCCGCATCTCGGCCTATGGCACCCGCTCTGACGGCTTCGCCGCGGAACTGCTGAACGCCATCTCGCGTCAGCTAGACAAGGGAGCCTAA
- a CDS encoding DNA gyrase inhibitor YacG: MAICPICNKHPADADYRPFCSKRCADVDLGRWLTGVYAVPAEDDEIPTQDRSED; encoded by the coding sequence ATGGCCATCTGTCCCATCTGCAATAAGCATCCGGCCGATGCCGACTACCGCCCCTTCTGTTCCAAGCGTTGCGCCGACGTCGATCTGGGGCGCTGGCTGACCGGTGTTTATGCCGTCCCTGCCGAAGACGACGAGATTCCGACGCAGGATCGTTCGGAAGACTGA
- a CDS encoding ribonuclease E/G — MTLEAFLDETPGEVRGVISRDGRCERLLIHRDSDIAAHRLGAQSIGRIEAIDSGLNGAFVDLGTGRSAYMPPGKGSVGRVGEIIQVAVTAEPRSGKGPTVKRLGAGEGPPRLIRPGPDVRAVLAQWAPGIQVQRGLVAIQASLDAEEEALADAVVLADLGLDLAVQRTRALVAVDIDHARLPGRDAARGKDQANRAGLAQAARLIRLKGWGGLVVVDVVGGGRDGEALLAAARTAFGGDPQTARQIAYGPVSRFGTLQIAMPWQFTPIEERLNDPDGRPWLQTRVIAIVRALHRALLSDTATPRHLARCCPQEAELAAPLVARLGPRANVVADSDVLPGRALIGVP; from the coding sequence ATGACCTTGGAAGCCTTCCTGGATGAGACGCCGGGCGAGGTTCGCGGCGTCATCTCGCGGGATGGGCGTTGTGAGCGGCTTCTGATCCATCGGGACAGCGATATCGCGGCCCATCGGCTGGGTGCGCAGTCCATCGGACGAATCGAGGCGATCGACAGCGGGCTGAACGGGGCTTTCGTCGATCTGGGTACGGGCCGCTCGGCCTACATGCCGCCCGGCAAGGGGTCGGTTGGCCGTGTTGGCGAAATCATTCAGGTCGCAGTCACTGCCGAACCGCGCTCCGGCAAGGGGCCGACCGTAAAGCGCTTGGGGGCAGGGGAGGGACCGCCTCGGCTGATTCGACCTGGACCGGATGTGCGTGCCGTCTTGGCGCAGTGGGCTCCAGGCATCCAGGTTCAGCGAGGGCTTGTCGCGATCCAGGCGTCGCTGGACGCGGAAGAAGAAGCACTCGCCGATGCCGTCGTACTGGCGGACCTTGGGCTGGATCTGGCGGTTCAGCGCACCCGCGCCCTGGTCGCGGTCGATATCGATCACGCGCGGCTGCCTGGACGTGATGCAGCACGAGGCAAGGATCAGGCGAATCGCGCGGGCTTGGCTCAGGCGGCGCGCCTGATTCGCCTGAAGGGCTGGGGCGGCTTGGTGGTGGTCGATGTGGTGGGCGGCGGTCGTGACGGCGAGGCCTTGCTGGCGGCGGCCCGCACGGCGTTCGGAGGCGATCCTCAAACGGCTCGTCAGATCGCCTATGGGCCGGTCAGCCGGTTCGGGACCTTGCAGATCGCCATGCCCTGGCAATTCACGCCCATAGAAGAACGGCTGAATGACCCGGACGGTCGGCCGTGGCTTCAGACAAGAGTCATCGCGATCGTGCGGGCGCTTCACAGAGCGCTGCTGTCCGATACGGCAACGCCCCGGCATCTTGCCCGTTGCTGCCCGCAGGAGGCCGAGCTGGCGGCACCGCTGGTCGCCCGACTTGGCCCACGCGCCAACGTGGTTGCCGATTCCGACGTCCTGCCCGGGCGTGCCCTGATAGGAGTGCCGTGA
- a CDS encoding Maf family protein — protein MSRPELVLASSSPRRIELLAQVGIVPDQIDPADIDETPQKSETLARLAERLARTKAQVVAERHSDACIVAADTVVSVGRRLLEKAADEAEATRFLRLLSGRNHRVHTAVAVAHAGRLTARVVETRVAFKTLSDAEIAGYVASGDWRGKAGGYGIQGPAGAFVRRIVGSHPAVMGLPLYETVNLLAGVGWRSNHS, from the coding sequence ATGAGCCGGCCTGAGCTGGTGCTGGCCTCCTCCAGCCCGCGCCGAATCGAGCTTCTGGCGCAGGTCGGGATCGTTCCCGACCAAATCGACCCCGCAGACATCGACGAAACGCCGCAAAAGAGCGAGACGCTGGCGCGTCTTGCCGAGCGCCTGGCGCGGACCAAGGCCCAGGTCGTGGCCGAACGTCACTCCGATGCCTGCATTGTTGCCGCCGATACCGTTGTGTCCGTGGGGCGCCGCCTGTTGGAAAAGGCGGCGGATGAGGCTGAGGCGACGCGATTTCTTCGCCTTCTGTCCGGCCGCAATCACCGTGTTCATACCGCCGTCGCCGTCGCCCATGCTGGCCGATTGACCGCGCGGGTCGTCGAGACGCGCGTGGCCTTCAAAACCCTGTCCGATGCCGAGATTGCCGGCTACGTCGCCTCGGGCGACTGGCGCGGCAAGGCTGGCGGATACGGCATCCAGGGCCCGGCCGGGGCCTTTGTGCGCCGCATCGTCGGCAGCCATCCCGCGGTGATGGGTCTGCCGCTCTATGAGACTGTGAACCTGCTTGCGGGCGTCGGCTGGCGGTCGAATCACTCATGA
- the infA gene encoding translation initiation factor IF-1, translating to MAKEELLEFPGVVSELLPNATFRVTLENDHEIIAHTAGKMRKNRIRVLAGDKVLVEMTPYDLTKGRITYRFK from the coding sequence ATGGCTAAGGAAGAACTGCTTGAGTTTCCCGGAGTGGTCAGCGAACTGCTGCCCAATGCGACCTTCCGCGTGACGCTCGAGAACGATCACGAGATCATCGCCCACACCGCAGGCAAGATGCGCAAGAACCGGATCCGGGTTCTGGCCGGCGACAAGGTTCTGGTCGAGATGACGCCCTATGACCTGACCAAGGGCCGTATCACCTATCGCTTCAAATAA
- the cysS gene encoding cysteine--tRNA ligase, translating into MPLMIHDTLAREKRVFTPRDPERVTLYVCGPTVYDYAHIGNARPPVVFDVLVRLLRRTYGADKVVYARNVTDVDDKINAKAAREGVPIGDVTARYEAAYLEDMARLNVSAPDIAPHVTDHIEPIVAQIAAIVEAGCAYAAEGHVLFDVSSYPNYGRLSGRNLDDMIAGARVEVAPYKKNAHDFVLWKPSKEGEPSWPSPWGAGRPGWHIECSAMIEQVLGLPIDIHGGGIDLVFPHHENEIAQGVCAHGHAHGEQAHGEYSRYWMHNGFLTVDAEKMSKSIGNVLLLHDLVQSMPGEVVRWALLSAHYRQPLDWNQGLLDQSRKNLDRLYGALHRAAAVTAIDDGPPEDFLKAIEDDLNTPGAMATLFALSSDIERGMTAGDLDAVAIAKGRLLAAADLLGVLQADPAAWLEGEVTDSLRTEVEALLEQRAAARAAKDWPEADRIRDRLNALDVVVMDGPQGATWRVKG; encoded by the coding sequence ATGCCGCTGATGATCCACGACACCCTGGCCCGTGAAAAGCGCGTCTTCACCCCGCGCGATCCCGAACGGGTCACTCTCTATGTCTGCGGCCCCACGGTCTATGACTATGCCCACATCGGCAATGCGCGCCCGCCGGTGGTGTTCGACGTGCTGGTTCGACTGCTGCGTCGCACCTATGGGGCGGACAAGGTCGTCTATGCCCGCAACGTCACTGACGTCGATGACAAGATCAATGCCAAGGCCGCGCGGGAGGGGGTGCCGATCGGCGATGTGACGGCCCGGTACGAGGCCGCGTATCTGGAGGACATGGCTCGGCTGAACGTCTCGGCCCCGGACATCGCGCCCCACGTCACCGACCATATCGAGCCGATCGTCGCCCAGATCGCCGCCATCGTGGAGGCCGGCTGTGCCTATGCGGCCGAAGGGCATGTGCTGTTCGACGTCTCGTCCTATCCCAACTATGGCCGCCTGTCGGGGCGGAACCTGGACGACATGATCGCCGGGGCCCGGGTCGAGGTGGCCCCCTATAAAAAGAATGCCCACGACTTCGTGCTGTGGAAGCCGTCCAAGGAAGGCGAGCCGTCCTGGCCCTCGCCCTGGGGCGCAGGCCGGCCCGGCTGGCACATCGAATGTTCGGCCATGATCGAACAGGTTCTGGGCCTGCCCATCGATATCCATGGCGGGGGGATCGACCTGGTCTTTCCGCACCACGAGAACGAGATCGCCCAGGGCGTCTGCGCGCACGGCCATGCCCATGGCGAACAGGCGCACGGGGAATACAGCCGCTATTGGATGCACAACGGCTTTCTGACGGTCGATGCGGAAAAGATGTCCAAGTCGATCGGCAATGTCCTGCTGCTGCACGACCTAGTGCAGTCCATGCCGGGCGAGGTCGTGCGCTGGGCCCTGCTGAGTGCGCACTATCGCCAGCCGCTCGACTGGAATCAGGGGCTGCTGGATCAGAGCCGCAAGAACCTGGATCGCCTCTACGGTGCCTTGCACCGGGCCGCGGCCGTGACGGCGATCGATGACGGCCCGCCCGAGGACTTCCTGAAAGCGATCGAGGATGACCTGAACACACCGGGAGCCATGGCGACCCTGTTCGCCCTGTCCAGCGACATCGAGCGCGGCATGACGGCGGGTGACCTGGACGCCGTGGCCATCGCCAAGGGTCGATTGCTGGCAGCGGCGGATCTTCTGGGCGTGCTGCAAGCCGATCCGGCCGCCTGGCTGGAAGGGGAGGTGACAGACTCCCTGCGGACCGAGGTCGAGGCCTTGCTGGAACAGCGTGCTGCGGCGCGTGCGGCCAAGGACTGGCCCGAGGCGGACCGTATTCGCGACCGCCTGAACGCGCTGGATGTCGTGGTCATGGACGGGCCTCAGGGAGCCACCTGGCGGGTCAAGGGATAG
- the folE gene encoding GTP cyclohydrolase I FolE has translation MSLIPAKPVLVGVNDAVERPSREEAMQAVRTLLAWAGDNPDREGLKDTPKRVVDAYAEWFEGYDADPAKELSRTFEDVQGYDDMVLLRDIEVESHCEHHMAPFLGKAYVAYLPTEKVVGISKIARVVEIYSKRLQTQETLTQEIANALESHLNPAGVAVLIDAEHQCMTTRGVHHRHVSTITTRFTGAFKDDQALVDRFLKLAKA, from the coding sequence ATGAGCCTGATCCCCGCCAAGCCCGTCCTGGTCGGCGTCAACGACGCCGTAGAGCGCCCGTCGCGTGAAGAGGCCATGCAGGCCGTCCGAACCTTGCTGGCCTGGGCCGGCGACAATCCGGACCGCGAAGGCCTGAAGGACACGCCCAAGCGCGTGGTCGATGCCTATGCCGAATGGTTCGAGGGCTATGACGCCGATCCGGCCAAGGAGCTGAGTCGCACGTTCGAGGACGTTCAGGGCTATGACGACATGGTCCTGTTGCGCGACATCGAGGTGGAGAGCCACTGCGAGCACCACATGGCTCCGTTCCTGGGCAAGGCCTATGTGGCCTATCTGCCGACGGAAAAGGTGGTCGGCATTTCCAAGATCGCGCGCGTGGTCGAAATCTATTCCAAGCGCCTGCAGACCCAGGAAACGCTGACCCAAGAGATCGCCAACGCGCTCGAATCGCACCTGAACCCTGCGGGCGTCGCGGTGCTGATCGATGCGGAACATCAGTGCATGACGACGCGCGGGGTGCATCACCGCCACGTTTCGACCATCACCACGCGGTTCACTGGGGCGTTCAAGGACGATCAGGCTCTGGTTGATCGCTTCCTGAAACTGGCCAAGGCCTGA
- a CDS encoding biopolymer transporter ExbD: MGAKLSGPGGQGGKTISQNADINVTPFVDIMLVLLIIFMVAAPLATVSIRLDLPPPVPNSNPSEDEPVYITIQESGSIFLADRQTTLETLDSDLCAALGGGACQEERVFVRADAEVKYNQFMEVMNKLQETGFLKVGLLNEDIE; this comes from the coding sequence ATGGGCGCCAAACTTTCCGGGCCGGGTGGCCAGGGCGGCAAGACGATCAGTCAGAACGCCGACATCAACGTTACCCCGTTTGTCGACATCATGCTGGTGCTGCTGATCATCTTCATGGTGGCCGCACCGCTGGCTACCGTTTCGATCCGGCTGGACCTGCCGCCGCCCGTTCCGAACTCCAATCCTTCGGAAGACGAGCCGGTCTACATCACGATCCAGGAATCGGGCTCGATCTTCCTGGCGGATCGCCAGACTACGCTGGAAACCCTCGATTCCGACCTTTGCGCTGCCCTAGGCGGCGGTGCCTGTCAGGAAGAGCGCGTCTTCGTCCGCGCAGACGCCGAGGTGAAGTACAACCAGTTCATGGAAGTCATGAACAAGCTGCAGGAAACCGGCTTCCTCAAGGTGGGCCTGCTGAACGAAGACATCGAATAG
- a CDS encoding aldo/keto reductase, which produces MTDQPAITVDGHTIPLLGFGTWQLEPSDARRMVAEALRIGYRHIDTAWIYKNEAAVGDGIRDAISAGHVAREDIWLTTKIWVAHFERDALLSQARESAESLGFTPDLLLLHWPKKTPTFAETIGALNEAKDQGLTHSIGLSNFPSSEFRQAQALSKARLVTNQVEYHPYLKLFNLLATAGELGSSITAWSPLAQGAVAEDATIIEIGKAHGKTAAQVTLRWLIQQGVIAIPRTTKVHRAEESFDIFDFSLSDEEMDRIHALARPDGRLGDWLDKDFNWDQEWA; this is translated from the coding sequence ATGACCGACCAGCCCGCGATCACCGTCGATGGCCACACCATTCCCCTGCTGGGCTTCGGCACATGGCAGCTGGAGCCTTCGGATGCGCGACGCATGGTCGCCGAGGCCCTGCGCATCGGTTATCGCCACATCGACACGGCCTGGATCTATAAGAACGAGGCGGCCGTGGGGGACGGCATCCGCGACGCCATTTCCGCCGGCCACGTCGCGCGCGAGGACATCTGGCTGACGACCAAGATCTGGGTGGCCCACTTCGAACGCGATGCCCTTCTGAGCCAGGCGCGCGAATCGGCAGAGAGCCTGGGCTTCACCCCCGACCTCCTGTTGCTGCACTGGCCGAAAAAGACCCCCACCTTTGCCGAGACGATCGGGGCGCTGAACGAAGCCAAGGATCAGGGACTTACGCACTCCATCGGTCTGTCCAACTTCCCGTCGAGCGAGTTCCGCCAGGCCCAGGCCCTGTCCAAGGCACGCCTGGTGACCAATCAGGTCGAGTACCACCCCTATCTGAAGCTGTTCAATCTGCTGGCCACTGCCGGTGAACTGGGCTCGTCCATCACGGCGTGGTCGCCCCTGGCCCAGGGTGCCGTTGCCGAGGATGCAACCATCATCGAGATCGGCAAGGCGCACGGGAAGACGGCGGCCCAGGTGACGCTGCGCTGGCTGATCCAGCAGGGCGTGATCGCCATTCCCCGCACGACCAAGGTCCATCGCGCCGAAGAAAGCTTCGACATCTTCGACTTCAGCCTATCGGACGAGGAGATGGACCGCATCCACGCTCTGGCGCGTCCTGACGGCCGCCTGGGCGACTGGCTCGACAAGGACTTCAACTGGGATCAAGAATGGGCGTGA
- a CDS encoding helix-turn-helix domain-containing protein, producing the protein MGSVLGFPGIDPLDAAIGARLKRWREQRGIPIDDLARAIAMSPEDARRAEAGRAHLTTAQIGAATAHLRLPLWALVSDTRAY; encoded by the coding sequence ATGGGCTCTGTTCTCGGCTTCCCCGGTATCGACCCGCTCGACGCGGCCATAGGGGCGCGGCTGAAACGCTGGCGTGAGCAGCGCGGCATACCCATCGACGATCTGGCCCGCGCCATCGCCATGTCGCCCGAGGATGCCCGCCGGGCCGAAGCGGGCCGCGCCCATCTGACGACTGCGCAGATCGGGGCCGCGACCGCCCATCTGCGCCTCCCGCTATGGGCCCTGGTATCGGATACGCGCGCCTATTGA
- the rpmG gene encoding 50S ribosomal protein L33, whose protein sequence is MAKPASIKIRLNSTADTGFFYVTKKNARTKTEKMVVNKYDPVIRKHVEFKEGKIK, encoded by the coding sequence ATGGCCAAACCGGCTTCAATCAAGATCCGCCTCAACTCCACGGCGGACACTGGCTTCTTCTACGTCACCAAGAAGAACGCCCGCACCAAGACCGAAAAGATGGTCGTCAACAAATACGACCCGGTCATCCGCAAGCATGTCGAGTTCAAGGAAGGCAAGATCAAGTAA